In a single window of the Terriglobus roseus genome:
- a CDS encoding glycosyltransferase codes for MSDAWEPRVLIVIVRYLVPIAESVTFQSLTSAFSADPSLHRRYTALLWDNSAEPLDQPPAGLIYRHDPANSGIAGAFNASAALAEDRDLEWILMLDQDSELPPNFLRDIGDVLSAVDRMPDVAAIVPSVYAQGFPASPHRVLRNHHVPYPAGESGIAPGEATAINSGSLLRVRDVLAVGGYSPLFPLDYSDWYIFHQLHRAGKKVWRAAGIRLDHQMTVMDYDNLMSVQRYRLLLRAEEAFTDLYRSPLEGSLQTLRLALRVAKQRLKWRNPVYSRLTLKCLIRRLFTTRAHRILSWKARCRERSMPNVP; via the coding sequence ATGAGCGACGCTTGGGAGCCGCGGGTCCTCATCGTTATCGTGCGATACCTCGTTCCGATCGCGGAGTCGGTGACCTTTCAAAGCCTAACGAGTGCCTTCAGCGCAGACCCATCGCTACATCGGCGCTATACCGCCCTCCTGTGGGACAACAGCGCAGAACCTCTGGACCAACCACCTGCGGGATTAATCTACAGGCATGACCCGGCAAACAGCGGGATCGCTGGCGCCTTCAACGCCTCTGCCGCCCTTGCCGAAGATCGAGACTTGGAATGGATCTTGATGCTCGATCAAGATTCTGAACTTCCGCCCAACTTCTTGCGCGATATAGGGGACGTACTCAGCGCAGTCGATCGCATGCCGGATGTCGCGGCCATCGTGCCCAGCGTCTACGCTCAGGGCTTTCCTGCCTCCCCTCACCGTGTCCTACGCAACCACCATGTCCCATACCCCGCGGGTGAAAGCGGAATAGCACCGGGCGAGGCCACAGCCATCAACAGCGGGTCACTCCTGCGCGTGCGTGATGTGCTTGCGGTTGGCGGCTACAGTCCGCTGTTTCCGTTGGACTATTCTGATTGGTATATCTTCCATCAACTGCACCGAGCGGGTAAGAAGGTATGGCGCGCGGCGGGCATTCGGTTGGACCATCAGATGACCGTGATGGATTACGACAACTTGATGAGCGTGCAACGTTACCGCCTGTTGCTTCGCGCTGAAGAGGCCTTTACTGACCTCTATCGAAGTCCTCTGGAGGGATCGCTTCAGACACTGCGGCTGGCGCTGCGCGTGGCAAAGCAACGGTTGAAGTGGAGGAACCCTGTGTACTCTAGGTTGACCTTGAAGTGTCTGATCCGCCGCCTCTTCACAACACGCGCTCACCGTATCCTTTCGTGGAAAGCAAGGTGCAGAGAACGCTCAATGCCAAATGTGCCTTAG